In Candidatus Gastranaerophilales bacterium, one genomic interval encodes:
- the cas1 gene encoding type II CRISPR-associated endonuclease Cas1 translates to MTYHILHITTPGCYLSVEKGFLFCEYKNGDINKMPFSDIRAVIVTVQGISFSNFCLATLLENNVVILHCNNSYQPTGWSVPLERIVRTKVFHNQIAQNTTFEKKLWKTIVKQKALNQATNLNLIGCEKHNLFNLINRPLMNEANIARQYWQNYFSIIGADVNREYRNAQSFENACLNYGYAVINTMIYRSIIIHGLIAGLGIHHIGKYKSTPLVYDLMEPYRAFVDYYFYNFLQDCPVEYELEDFKSWFKYFADCLKNYRIKISNLSYKIIDSIDIYIEKIADAYIKYDCSEIFLPDINLQYLHKDKHKNREYEE, encoded by the coding sequence ATGACTTATCATATTTTACATATAACAACACCGGGTTGTTATTTATCCGTGGAAAAAGGGTTTTTATTTTGCGAGTATAAAAACGGCGATATAAACAAAATGCCTTTTTCTGATATTAGAGCCGTTATTGTTACTGTTCAAGGCATATCCTTTTCAAACTTTTGTTTGGCAACTTTGCTTGAAAATAATGTTGTTATTCTCCATTGCAACAATTCTTATCAGCCTACGGGTTGGAGCGTACCGCTTGAGAGGATTGTAAGAACAAAAGTTTTTCATAATCAGATAGCACAAAATACGACTTTTGAAAAAAAATTATGGAAAACTATTGTCAAGCAAAAAGCATTAAACCAAGCAACCAACCTGAATTTAATCGGTTGCGAGAAACATAACCTATTTAATCTTATAAATAGACCTCTAATGAATGAAGCTAATATTGCAAGGCAATATTGGCAAAATTATTTTAGTATAATAGGGGCTGACGTCAATAGAGAATACAGAAATGCGCAGTCTTTTGAAAACGCTTGTTTGAATTATGGTTATGCTGTTATTAATACAATGATTTATCGTTCCATAATCATTCATGGATTAATAGCAGGACTTGGGATTCATCATATAGGTAAGTATAAAAGCACACCCTTGGTTTACGATTTAATGGAACCTTATAGAGCTTTTGTCGACTATTATTTTTATAATTTTCTCCAAGATTGCCCTGTAGAATATGAATTAGAAGACTTTAAATCTTGGTTCAAATATTTTGCAGATTGTTTGAAAAATTATAGAATAAAAATTAGCAATTTAAGCTATAAAATTATTGATTCAATAGATATTTACATAGAAAAAATTGCTGATGCATATATAAAATATGACTGTAGTGAAATATTTTTGCCTGATATTAACTTGCAATATTTACACAAAGATAAACATAAGAACAGAGAATATGAAGAGTAA
- a CDS encoding HNH endonuclease domain-containing protein, whose product MSTKVFAFDMGKVGIGFVVRDGHNILELQSLIVDKDHSEIASNRDRRRIHKTLQAHKEREIFFYNLWKDAGLTPLDKSDKKFTKEFTAKSEEVIYNSTLLRIALLQNKPLEEWQIYKALHSAFQRRGYDADLPWKNSKTKDEEDNKELVEKYTKQGDAELIKNEEYKYPCYYEAIRLGLWDEANSTELKKHIPLQGAIKVRDTKFVAPRSMVVKELTKLWENAQLQLPQLNHISVEYFLYGEYEAAYGSFLIPEFKKFRGTRRDWQGVLGQKIPRFDNRIIMKCKLLPKRNVCSANTIENVSLVLLMKLKNLRFTNILNEKQKLTAEEIKLIYENWLQKVKENKGKLETTIIKKEIEEIIGKKSIKDKIEPLKANTSGRSSFCRRACKIINKIILDGIDNPMEIELSQFMDNPNSPNPITAEEIMTMLSKIGTWDNLYIPDNREEFAQLASDEVEKTDILIGSITNSIVRNRLQILRNILLDLKEKFGTPDEIIFEFIRDGADNSLFGKKKAEAAQSFIRKNEKENEEIKKELKDVNADSKNFLKLKLLKTQDGRCIYSGKSIGISDFDACEVEHIYPRAVGGNDALYNKVLCYREENQAKGVRTPYEWLRHNDAGWHDYVERLNTIKTKLGKKKFELLTSKPEDCAKMIDSYNALAETAQIAKISQQIAAFIFGWGLQTEGSNRHVFTSNGALTAKIRSQYRLNSLLGDDFKKNRANAKHHALDAICISYSRDFKYNAATKKDFIDGFNPQQVKEAIDKLMPYPYSNDKPFKGNIKPLETIYGKKIKDGKTYITQRISIETFEPKDKKIKSILDEVIKEDLLNKLEEKPNQTEWKNLLQNYIHPTKKTLVKKVLTIVSEGQVEIDSNARERIGEFCDYGNKGVKSQFKHSKGHKGQILYYNDKGALKVMPIYANIKTDDVKVVLQDSGYKLYNKGELFYSGCLVEIPKEFKAGAKNYPAGIYKLRTMMSDGQVKLESSTGLEILSSAKNLADVKFKKLKKDK is encoded by the coding sequence ATGTCTACAAAAGTTTTTGCATTTGATATGGGAAAAGTTGGTATCGGTTTTGTCGTAAGAGATGGACACAATATTTTAGAATTACAGTCCTTAATTGTAGATAAAGACCACTCAGAAATCGCCTCAAATAGAGATCGAAGAAGAATTCATAAAACATTACAAGCTCATAAAGAAAGAGAAATCTTTTTTTATAACTTATGGAAAGATGCAGGATTGACACCTCTAGATAAATCTGATAAAAAATTCACAAAAGAATTTACAGCTAAGAGTGAAGAGGTTATTTATAATTCTACTCTTTTAAGAATAGCATTGCTTCAAAATAAACCGCTTGAAGAATGGCAAATTTACAAGGCTCTACATTCTGCTTTTCAGAGGAGAGGCTATGATGCGGATTTACCATGGAAAAACTCTAAAACAAAAGATGAAGAAGATAATAAAGAATTGGTTGAAAAATACACCAAGCAGGGGGATGCTGAACTGATTAAAAATGAAGAGTATAAATACCCTTGTTACTATGAGGCGATAAGGTTAGGTTTATGGGATGAAGCTAATTCTACAGAACTAAAAAAACACATTCCACTTCAAGGTGCAATAAAAGTACGTGATACGAAATTTGTAGCACCACGGAGTATGGTAGTAAAAGAACTGACAAAATTGTGGGAAAATGCACAATTACAGCTTCCTCAACTTAATCATATTAGTGTTGAATATTTTTTGTATGGTGAGTATGAAGCAGCTTACGGCTCTTTCTTGATACCAGAATTTAAAAAATTCAGAGGAACCCGGCGAGATTGGCAGGGCGTTCTGGGGCAGAAAATCCCTCGTTTTGATAACAGAATTATAATGAAATGCAAACTTTTGCCCAAAAGAAATGTTTGCAGTGCAAATACCATTGAAAATGTATCATTGGTTCTTTTAATGAAATTGAAAAATCTTCGTTTTACCAATATTTTAAACGAAAAACAAAAACTTACCGCAGAAGAAATAAAGCTTATTTATGAAAATTGGCTGCAAAAAGTTAAAGAAAACAAAGGTAAGCTTGAAACAACTATCATTAAAAAAGAAATAGAAGAGATTATAGGCAAAAAGTCAATCAAAGATAAAATAGAACCACTGAAGGCGAATACATCAGGGCGTTCAAGTTTTTGCCGAAGAGCATGTAAAATTATTAACAAAATTATTCTTGACGGTATTGACAATCCAATGGAAATAGAACTTTCTCAATTTATGGATAATCCCAATTCCCCTAACCCTATCACCGCAGAAGAAATTATGACAATGCTTTCTAAAATCGGAACTTGGGATAATCTTTATATCCCTGATAATAGAGAAGAATTTGCACAATTAGCTTCTGATGAAGTTGAAAAAACGGATATTTTAATAGGAAGCATAACAAATTCTATAGTAAGAAACAGATTGCAGATTTTAAGAAACATTCTGCTTGATTTAAAAGAAAAATTCGGAACTCCTGATGAAATTATATTTGAATTTATAAGAGATGGAGCGGATAATTCATTATTTGGTAAGAAAAAAGCAGAAGCAGCCCAATCTTTTATAAGAAAGAATGAAAAAGAAAATGAAGAGATAAAAAAAGAACTCAAAGATGTAAACGCTGACTCTAAAAATTTTCTAAAACTAAAATTACTTAAGACTCAAGACGGCAGATGTATTTATTCAGGGAAGTCAATAGGCATAAGTGATTTTGACGCATGTGAAGTTGAACATATTTATCCAAGGGCAGTAGGCGGAAATGATGCTCTTTATAATAAAGTTTTATGCTACAGAGAAGAAAATCAAGCTAAAGGAGTCAGAACACCTTATGAATGGTTAAGGCACAATGATGCAGGCTGGCATGATTACGTAGAGAGATTGAACACCATAAAAACAAAATTAGGGAAAAAGAAATTTGAACTTTTGACAAGTAAGCCTGAAGATTGTGCCAAAATGATTGACAGTTATAATGCACTGGCAGAAACAGCACAAATAGCAAAGATTTCGCAACAAATAGCAGCTTTTATATTCGGATGGGGGCTTCAAACAGAAGGTTCAAACAGGCATGTATTTACAAGTAATGGTGCTTTAACCGCAAAAATCAGAAGCCAATACAGATTAAATTCACTTTTGGGTGACGACTTTAAGAAAAATCGTGCAAATGCCAAACACCATGCTTTAGATGCTATTTGTATCAGTTATTCTCGCGATTTTAAATATAACGCTGCTACCAAAAAAGACTTTATTGACGGCTTTAATCCTCAACAAGTAAAAGAAGCCATAGATAAACTTATGCCATATCCTTACTCTAATGATAAACCTTTTAAAGGTAATATTAAGCCGTTGGAAACAATTTACGGTAAAAAAATAAAAGATGGAAAAACATATATTACTCAAAGAATTAGTATAGAGACCTTCGAGCCCAAAGATAAAAAAATAAAATCCATTCTGGATGAAGTAATAAAAGAGGATTTGTTAAATAAACTTGAAGAAAAGCCAAACCAAACAGAATGGAAAAATCTTCTGCAAAATTATATTCACCCTACTAAAAAAACTCTTGTAAAAAAAGTATTAACTATAGTATCGGAAGGTCAGGTTGAGATAGATTCTAACGCTAGAGAAAGAATAGGAGAATTTTGTGATTATGGCAACAAAGGTGTAAAATCACAATTTAAGCACTCCAAAGGACATAAAGGACAGATTCTCTACTATAATGATAAAGGAGCGCTTAAGGTTATGCCTATCTACGCAAATATTAAAACAGATGATGTAAAGGTAGTTTTGCAGGATAGTGGATATAAACTTTATAATAAGGGAGAATTGTTCTACTCTGGTTGTCTTGTTGAAATTCCTAAAGAGTTTAAGGCAGGTGCAAAAAATTATCCTGCAGGGATTTATAAATTGAGAACAATGATGAGTGATGGTCAGGTCAAGCTAGAAAGTAGTACCGGGTTAGAAATATTATCCAGCGCCAAAAACCTTGCTGATGTTAAATTTAAAAAGCTAAAAAAGGATAAATAA
- a CDS encoding adenylate/guanylate cyclase domain-containing protein has product MKPLKRSTINLLLVIVLLIFAFSVLYMVSTKCFERTFYDLFTKITVSQSKASGDIVTVVIDDESIKKIGGWPWVRTYYTDIFEFLENYSHSKLIIFDAIISINGDAQADAQFLKNLKGLDSLIVGIDFNKSDKSFIRPQDLEYLKKNFALEILDNRSEKFQRHSGYSGFNSLLDDYIYHINAAGAATSILDSDGLIRRFEPVINFQGGYYPSLPLSAYLKLNPAQIIIINDNNYEIVDKEGHSLTIPLVQEADSSSQLIHWYKPYNKENWGGHKQYKAWEILESFENIKNGKQPLVNPAEFKDKIVVIGATSPFLHDIKNTPISQNFPGVDIQATAVDNMFNQNFINAPKLSLNLLILGMTLLLVLLITKYFSNTTSAVLILLLAFSYFYIALFAFSKGVMVIIITPYLFALLALIVLYAYKFSMEDTKKQKLRVAMEKYVNTDIVSEIIQHSEEVKLGGKKTELTVLLADIRGFTRISETLEPDRVSDLLNEYFAEMLPIIGKHNGNVNKFIGDAILAVFGESTKDTNHPKNAIICAFEMQERIKELRKKWKKENKPLIGISIGINTGLSFIGNIGTADKMEYTVIGDTVNVACRIEAQNRHFNTQILISETTYNRVKNFVDVIKISEVEIRGREKHINIYEVIDILNKDETR; this is encoded by the coding sequence ATGAAGCCATTAAAGCGTTCTACAATTAATTTATTATTAGTAATTGTACTGTTAATATTTGCATTTTCGGTGCTTTATATGGTTTCAACCAAATGTTTTGAAAGAACTTTTTACGACCTTTTTACTAAAATAACTGTTTCACAGTCCAAAGCTTCCGGCGATATTGTTACCGTTGTGATTGACGATGAATCTATCAAAAAAATAGGCGGTTGGCCTTGGGTAAGAACTTATTATACAGATATTTTTGAATTTTTAGAAAATTATTCCCATTCCAAACTGATTATCTTTGATGCAATCATCTCAATAAACGGGGATGCGCAGGCGGATGCACAATTTTTAAAAAACTTGAAAGGACTTGATAGCCTTATTGTCGGGATTGACTTTAACAAATCCGACAAAAGCTTTATAAGACCGCAGGATTTAGAGTACTTAAAAAAGAATTTTGCCTTAGAAATTTTAGATAACCGTTCAGAAAAATTTCAAAGACATTCCGGGTATTCGGGTTTTAACAGTTTATTGGATGATTATATTTACCATATAAATGCAGCCGGAGCTGCCACTTCTATATTGGATTCTGACGGACTTATAAGGCGTTTTGAGCCTGTAATTAACTTTCAGGGCGGCTATTACCCTTCATTACCTTTAAGCGCTTATCTTAAGCTAAATCCCGCACAGATTATTATTATAAATGACAACAATTATGAAATAGTTGATAAAGAAGGACACTCTCTAACAATTCCGTTGGTACAGGAAGCTGATTCTTCTTCCCAACTCATACATTGGTATAAGCCTTATAACAAAGAAAATTGGGGCGGGCATAAGCAGTACAAAGCCTGGGAAATACTGGAATCTTTCGAAAATATAAAAAACGGCAAACAACCTTTAGTTAATCCTGCTGAATTCAAAGATAAAATTGTTGTGATAGGAGCAACATCGCCATTTTTACACGATATAAAAAACACCCCTATTTCTCAAAATTTTCCGGGGGTTGATATTCAGGCAACTGCTGTTGACAACATGTTCAACCAAAACTTCATTAATGCTCCAAAATTATCGTTAAATTTGCTTATTTTAGGCATGACACTGCTTCTTGTACTGTTAATAACTAAATATTTTTCAAATACAACATCGGCTGTTTTAATTCTTTTATTAGCGTTCTCATATTTTTATATTGCATTATTCGCATTTTCAAAAGGGGTAATGGTGATAATAATTACGCCTTATCTGTTTGCGCTTTTAGCGTTGATTGTGCTTTACGCTTACAAATTTTCCATGGAAGACACCAAAAAGCAAAAACTCAGAGTGGCAATGGAAAAATACGTTAATACCGATATTGTAAGCGAAATCATCCAGCATTCGGAAGAGGTGAAACTCGGGGGCAAAAAGACTGAACTTACAGTACTTTTGGCAGACATAAGAGGTTTCACAAGAATATCGGAAACTTTAGAACCTGACAGAGTTTCTGACCTGTTAAACGAATATTTTGCCGAAATGCTTCCAATCATAGGAAAGCATAACGGTAATGTTAATAAGTTTATAGGTGATGCAATTTTAGCCGTATTCGGAGAATCAACCAAAGACACCAACCACCCTAAAAATGCCATAATTTGCGCTTTTGAAATGCAAGAGAGGATAAAGGAACTCAGGAAAAAATGGAAAAAAGAAAATAAACCGCTCATCGGTATAAGCATAGGTATAAATACGGGCTTGTCTTTCATTGGCAACATAGGTACAGCTGACAAAATGGAGTATACGGTTATAGGAGATACCGTCAATGTTGCTTGCAGAATAGAGGCTCAAAACAGGCACTTTAATACCCAAATTCTTATAAGTGAAACTACCTACAATCGCGTGAAAAATTTTGTAGACGTAATTAAGATAAGTGAAGTCGAAATCCGTGGAAGAGAAAAACACATTAATATTTACGAAGTTATAGATATTTTAAACAAAGATGAAACTCGCTGA
- the recG gene encoding ATP-dependent DNA helicase RecG, with protein sequence MKLADKLTNFNTIKKAIEIEIKNNYINIDGKTQSFAKFIAGEVKKIVKLFPKETKWKKLLKKLEYYHMDNVSERINNLNELIILLHTPIDEDDTIKNNLYSTDPDEIPVMYAKGIGPKVAKILNRVNIFTISDLINYYPKRYLDYTQRTKISQIENNEQVTIFGTIKSVSMFNSKNKNLSILKILVTDGSGTLSATWFYAKANRSMQERYKAQYPKGANIILSGIAKHDKFSNLFAIDRAEATIISGDFDEKDIIHNARIVPIYPLCENLNAKTLRKAIFNCLEQYSDKIKTVLPQSILEKLNLFDKKTAINQIHFPSDFDTLEQARTTLIFEELFIQQLKFMLIREETKRLKNTLVINIKEGGLVDKFVKSLPFTLTEAQNKAFNEILSDLNSTEPMQRLLQGDVGSGKTVVACMMLLAIVENGYQGAIMAPTEILAEQHYKNFINWLTPLGVSLGLFVGRHGIKTRRETQTNLKNSQTDIAIGTHALIQTGVEFANLGGIVIDEQHRFGVRQRKELSQKGLNPQMLTMTATPIPRTLALSVHGDLDLTIIDELPAGRKPVKTSLIKASQRTKTYGLIREEIEKGNKAYIVFPLIDESETLSAKAATKEAKRLAEKVFPDLKIGLVHGKQKPQEKEENMLKFKNGEYHILVSTTVIEVGVDIPDATVMMIENSERFGLSQLHQLRGRVGRSDKQSYCILVSDTNTSETKERLNVLVQTNDGFVIAEKDLQIRGPGEFLGTRQSGLPDLLIADIVRDTKILEMAREEAINFLKTDNLLKYSNLNKIIQKQIEDMKSFINAG encoded by the coding sequence ATGAAACTCGCTGATAAATTAACCAATTTCAATACCATAAAAAAGGCTATAGAAATTGAGATTAAAAACAATTACATAAATATAGACGGCAAAACACAGTCTTTTGCTAAATTTATAGCAGGCGAAGTTAAAAAAATAGTTAAGCTTTTTCCTAAAGAAACCAAATGGAAAAAACTTTTAAAAAAGCTTGAATATTACCATATGGACAATGTTTCAGAAAGGATAAACAATTTAAACGAACTTATAATACTCCTTCATACACCGATAGATGAAGACGACACCATAAAAAACAACCTGTATTCCACAGACCCTGATGAAATTCCCGTAATGTACGCAAAGGGTATAGGACCCAAAGTAGCCAAAATATTAAACAGAGTAAATATTTTCACCATAAGCGACCTAATCAATTACTACCCCAAAAGATACCTTGACTACACTCAAAGAACAAAAATCTCCCAAATAGAAAATAACGAACAGGTAACAATCTTCGGCACAATTAAATCCGTGAGTATGTTCAACTCTAAGAATAAAAACTTAAGCATACTAAAAATCCTTGTTACAGACGGCAGCGGAACGCTCAGCGCAACATGGTTTTATGCAAAAGCAAACCGCAGTATGCAGGAGAGATACAAAGCCCAATACCCTAAAGGTGCAAATATAATCCTTTCAGGTATTGCAAAGCATGATAAATTCTCAAATCTGTTCGCTATAGACAGAGCGGAAGCAACAATCATAAGCGGGGATTTTGACGAAAAAGACATAATTCACAACGCAAGAATAGTACCGATATACCCTTTGTGCGAAAACCTTAATGCAAAAACTCTTCGCAAAGCCATTTTTAACTGTCTGGAACAATATTCTGATAAAATCAAAACCGTCCTCCCTCAATCAATCCTTGAAAAGCTTAATCTGTTTGATAAAAAAACAGCGATAAATCAAATCCACTTCCCGTCGGACTTTGATACTTTAGAACAAGCGCGTACCACGCTTATTTTTGAAGAGCTTTTTATACAACAGCTGAAATTTATGTTAATCAGGGAAGAAACAAAAAGATTAAAAAACACTTTGGTCATAAATATAAAAGAAGGCGGACTGGTTGACAAATTCGTAAAGTCCCTGCCTTTTACCCTTACCGAGGCTCAAAACAAAGCCTTCAACGAAATTCTAAGCGACCTTAACTCTACCGAACCTATGCAAAGGCTGCTTCAAGGCGATGTCGGCAGCGGAAAAACAGTAGTAGCTTGCATGATGCTCCTTGCTATAGTAGAAAACGGATATCAAGGCGCGATTATGGCGCCTACCGAAATTCTGGCAGAGCAGCATTATAAAAACTTTATCAACTGGCTGACACCGTTGGGTGTGAGCCTTGGGCTGTTTGTAGGCAGACACGGGATAAAAACACGACGAGAAACCCAAACCAACCTCAAAAACTCACAAACCGATATTGCAATAGGCACTCATGCCTTGATACAAACAGGAGTTGAATTTGCAAACCTTGGCGGTATAGTAATTGATGAACAGCACAGGTTTGGGGTAAGGCAAAGGAAAGAACTTTCGCAAAAAGGGCTAAATCCTCAAATGCTCACAATGACGGCTACGCCTATTCCAAGGACGTTAGCGCTGAGTGTGCATGGCGACCTTGATTTAACAATTATAGATGAGCTGCCTGCAGGCAGAAAACCCGTAAAAACCTCTCTCATAAAAGCTTCACAAAGAACAAAAACTTACGGGCTGATAAGAGAAGAAATTGAAAAAGGCAACAAGGCATATATTGTTTTTCCTCTGATAGACGAATCGGAAACATTATCGGCAAAAGCCGCCACAAAAGAAGCTAAACGTCTTGCGGAAAAAGTCTTTCCTGACCTAAAAATAGGGCTTGTCCACGGTAAACAAAAACCGCAGGAAAAAGAAGAGAATATGCTAAAGTTTAAAAACGGCGAATATCATATTCTTGTAAGCACAACCGTTATTGAGGTAGGTGTTGATATCCCCGATGCGACTGTCATGATGATTGAAAACTCCGAACGCTTCGGGCTGTCGCAATTACACCAGTTAAGGGGCAGAGTCGGCAGAAGCGATAAACAATCATATTGTATCCTCGTAAGTGATACAAACACTTCTGAAACAAAAGAGCGTTTGAACGTGCTGGTGCAGACCAATGACGGGTTTGTAATAGCGGAAAAAGACCTGCAAATACGAGGACCGGGGGAATTTTTAGGCACAAGACAAAGCGGGCTTCCCGACCTTCTTATTGCAGACATTGTAAGAGATACAAAAATTTTAGAGATGGCAAGAGAAGAAGCAATAAATTTCTTAAAAACGGACAATCTCTTAAAATACTCCAATCTGAACAAAATCATCCAAAAACAAATTGAAGATATGAAATCTTTTATTAATGCGGGTTAA
- the lpdA gene encoding dihydrolipoyl dehydrogenase: MSRKYDIVIIGSGPAGYTSAIRASQLGAKTAVIEAGFVGGVCLNRGCIPSKSMLFQTQKFADCKSLDKYGISIENLSFDFAKMLENRTTTIEKIRKSLENTITSNGAEIICGMAKLDENGRLFVKDEQIEYGKLIIATGAKPRPLPGMPFDNHFIINSDTMLCLKEMPETTFIIGSGAIGIEWARILSAMGKKVIIMELADRLAPFTDENVSKYVERIMKKQRIEFYTSTSIKSIEDRKVILSNDKEFEVDKILVAVGRIPNLMGIDKPGFETDRGFIKTDENFKTNLDNVYAIGDITGIQMLAHTASYQAMQLIEHLLLNKPVEINYKNVPYIVYGKPEIACVGYTEAKLKAENIEYEAIQLPLTISAKAYIDGETDSMVKILVSNDLIVGAAIIANDASALLQQLTIAMDRKIKVSELIEVVFPHPTTSEALLEALASFHNKSLHVRKV, encoded by the coding sequence ATGAGCAGAAAATATGACATAGTAATAATAGGTTCAGGTCCCGCAGGGTATACAAGCGCAATAAGAGCCTCGCAATTAGGGGCAAAAACAGCTGTTATTGAAGCGGGTTTTGTTGGCGGAGTTTGCTTAAACAGAGGGTGTATACCGAGCAAGTCGATGCTTTTTCAAACCCAAAAATTTGCAGATTGCAAAAGCCTCGATAAGTATGGCATAAGCATAGAAAATTTATCGTTTGATTTTGCCAAAATGCTTGAAAACCGCACCACTACCATCGAAAAAATCAGGAAAAGCCTCGAAAATACAATTACTTCAAACGGCGCTGAAATTATATGCGGTATGGCAAAACTTGATGAGAACGGAAGACTTTTTGTAAAAGATGAACAAATAGAATACGGTAAGTTAATCATAGCCACGGGGGCTAAACCGAGACCATTGCCTGGTATGCCTTTTGATAATCATTTTATTATCAACTCGGATACAATGCTTTGTCTTAAAGAAATGCCCGAAACAACATTTATTATAGGCAGCGGCGCAATAGGCATAGAATGGGCAAGAATTTTGTCCGCTATGGGGAAAAAAGTGATAATAATGGAACTTGCCGACAGGTTAGCTCCTTTTACAGATGAAAACGTATCTAAGTACGTTGAGCGTATAATGAAAAAGCAGCGGATAGAATTTTATACCTCAACTTCAATAAAATCAATAGAAGACAGAAAAGTTATTTTATCAAACGATAAAGAGTTTGAAGTCGATAAAATCCTTGTAGCGGTAGGGAGGATTCCCAATCTGATGGGGATTGACAAGCCGGGATTTGAAACAGACAGAGGCTTTATAAAAACGGATGAAAATTTTAAAACAAATCTTGATAACGTCTATGCAATAGGCGATATAACAGGCATACAAATGCTTGCCCATACTGCATCTTATCAGGCAATGCAATTGATTGAACATTTACTTCTAAATAAACCCGTCGAAATAAACTACAAAAATGTACCTTACATTGTATACGGCAAACCGGAAATAGCTTGTGTAGGCTACACGGAAGCCAAATTAAAAGCTGAAAATATTGAATATGAAGCTATACAATTGCCGCTTACCATTAGCGCCAAAGCTTATATTGACGGCGAAACAGACTCAATGGTCAAAATCCTTGTATCAAATGACTTAATCGTAGGAGCTGCTATTATTGCAAATGATGCTTCTGCCTTGCTCCAACAGCTTACTATTGCAATGGACAGAAAAATAAAAGTTTCAGAATTGATAGAAGTCGTTTTCCCTCACCCCACCACCTCAGAGGCTTTGCTTGAAGCGCTTGCAAGTTTTCACAATAAATCCCTGCATGTAAGAAAGGTTTAA
- the lipA gene encoding lipoyl synthase, with protein MQTQSRQRLPQWLRRGVIECDSTKIVRDILKENNLNTVCDSARCPNKAECFSKKTATFMIMGKNCTRGCRFCAVNHTKPEPLDENEPLNIALAVQKLSLLYAVITSVTRDDLPDGGAEHFLKTIIKVNELNPDVKIEVLTPDFKGDTTSIDTVINSPLSVFNHNLETTKRLHKTIRPQAGYERSLEVLRYVKQTRPDLKTKTGLMVGLGETFDELEEIFKDLKSINCDIVTIGQYIQPSKNNVEVVRYVEPQEFEELEKLAKSIGIKYTFFAPLARSSYRAKEVFE; from the coding sequence ATGCAAACACAAAGCAGACAACGACTTCCGCAATGGCTGAGAAGAGGCGTAATTGAATGCGACAGCACAAAAATTGTACGGGATATTTTAAAAGAAAATAATCTTAATACTGTTTGTGATTCCGCCAGATGTCCTAACAAAGCCGAGTGTTTCTCAAAAAAAACAGCTACTTTTATGATTATGGGCAAAAACTGCACCCGCGGCTGCCGGTTTTGTGCGGTAAATCATACAAAACCGGAACCGCTAGACGAAAACGAACCTCTCAATATCGCTCTTGCAGTGCAAAAGTTAAGCCTTCTGTATGCGGTAATCACATCTGTTACCAGAGATGACTTGCCTGACGGCGGAGCGGAGCATTTTTTGAAAACCATTATAAAAGTAAACGAACTGAACCCCGATGTAAAAATAGAGGTTTTAACTCCTGATTTCAAAGGTGATACAACCTCCATTGATACGGTAATAAATTCGCCGCTGTCTGTTTTCAACCATAACCTTGAAACAACAAAAAGGCTTCACAAAACTATCCGTCCACAGGCCGGTTATGAGCGTTCGTTGGAAGTTCTTCGTTATGTCAAACAAACTCGTCCCGACCTGAAAACCAAGACAGGTTTAATGGTTGGTTTAGGTGAAACTTTTGATGAGCTTGAAGAAATCTTCAAAGACCTAAAATCAATCAACTGCGATATTGTGACAATAGGGCAGTATATACAGCCGTCAAAAAATAATGTTGAAGTCGTAAGATATGTGGAGCCGCAAGAATTTGAAGAACTGGAAAAACTCGCCAAATCTATCGGTATCAAATACACCTTTTTTGCCCCTTTAGCCAGAAGTTCATATCGTGCAAAAGAAGTCTTTGAATAA